The DNA region GAGCGCTTTTTCAAGAAGATATGCGTTGAGCAGAATGTGCGCCTGCGGAGGCTTGGGGATGAGGTTTGGATTGACGTTGATGGTTTGGCGATAAGCGTGGAGAAATTCAGTAGCCACAGCGTTCTGCCAGAGTCGCGCCCATGCTTCGAGGTTGCGGGCGTCAGCTTCATTGTTGGGCGGCCGACGCTGAGTGAAGGCGCTAAGTCCGGCGTAGGCGGCGTAGCTGAAAGAGCGAAGCATCCCGGCAACGTCCTTGAGTGGTGACTGCTTGGCGCGGCGTTCGACGAGCGGGCGCGCGGGCTCGCCTTCGAAGTCGAGGATGACATAGTCGCCATGCGAGCGGAGGACCTGGCCAAGGTGATAGTCGCCGTGAATGCGAATGCGCTGGCCGGAGGCTCCGGGAGCCGACGAGGTGATGATGTTGGCACGAGCAAAGAGATCGATGCGGCGACTGAGGAGGAGGGCGGCGCTGTCGACAGTGGCATCGTCGGTGAGATGCGACATGCCACGTTTGAGGGCGTCAAGCGTCCGCACGATCTGCGCATCGATGCGGGTGGCGTCGGCTTCGAGGTCAGAGGGCGAGAATGGCTCGGGGGAGAATGCGGCGTCTTCGGTTGGGGTGGCGAGAGCAAGGTGCATCTCGGCGGTGCGGCGGCCGAGCAGAGCGGCGGCATCGAGATAGAGGCCGGCGTGTTCGTGAGCGATCTTGTGGGATGCACTCTCTGCTTCTTTCTCAAGTGGATCGAGAAAGGAGGGTTGTTTGCCGGTATCGTGTGGCGTGGGGTTGGTGGCAGCGCTTTCGTAGTAGCGTGAGAGCTCGTCGAGAGTCCACTGCCAGCCGTCGCCCTCATTTTCGACGAGACCTTGCAGCATCGCGACGGTGATGGGTTCGGAGTTCTCTGCGGTGAGGCGAATGTCGCCGAGGAAAGGCGCGATGCGGGGGAAGTGTGCAGTCTCAGTGAGGAAGCGGCCGATCTCGGTATCTGGATTTTCACCCGGCTGCAGACGACGGAAGAGCTTCATGATGAGCTTGGCGTCATAGAGAATGGAGGTGTTCGACTGCTCGGCTGAGCCGGTACGCGCCGGAAGAGGACCAGTGCCGCGAGTCGCTGCAAAGGCAGAGCTGCTGTGGCCTTGAATGGAGCCGTGTTGCGCAGGCATCTCGCTGTTGGCTTCGATGAGTTTGAGCAGAGATTGGCGCAGGTCTTCGCGAGCTACGGCGTCGTGCAGGATAGCGGGACCGGTGGGGGTGGTCAGCGTGGCGATGATGCTGCCGGGGGTCGAGCTACGAATATTCTCGACATCTTCTCCGGTGGAAATAGTAAGCGGAAGTTGATAGATGTCCTTGGCTTCGCCTTCTGCCTGATTTTCGTATGTGATCTCAAGGAAGACGAGGGCTGCGTTGATGTTCGGTAGCTGAACCCAATCGAGAACGCAAACGGTCTTGATCGTACGCGACTTGGCTCCGAACCAGCGTTGATGCGGCAAGTAGGTGGGCAGAATTTGCTGAAGTAGTTCGAGCCCGCTACCCGTGAGCAGGCCATCGAGTGTAGGACTGAGAAGCTCGAGCGTGCGCTCGCCTTCCTGAATGGCGATGGGTTCAGGAGCTTCGGCTGCTGGTTGCAGCTCGAGCCAGAGAAAAGAGTAGGGTGAGAGCGTGAGCGCGTATGGCTGTGCCGTGATGACAGGAAAAGGCACGTAGCCCAGCATCTCCACTGGAACCATATTGGCGAACTGCGAAAGATCGAGCGAGATTGGCTGAGCGAAGCGCGAGAGATTCGCAACGCAAAGGACGATCTCGGGAGGCGTGCCATCGTTGCGGTCATAACAGCGGATGTAGGCGAGGACCTTGCGGTTTTCCGGGTTGAGGAACTCAAGCGAGCCGCGTCCGAAGACCTGGAAGAGCTTACGCAACGCGATCATGTTGCGCGTCCAGTGCAGCAGAGATGACTGGTCGCTGAGCTGGGCTTCGACATTGATGGCCTGATAGCCCCATATGGGGTCCATGATGACAGGTGCGTAGAGTCGCGCTGGGACGGCGCGAGAGAAGCCTGCGTTGCGGTCGGAGGTCCACTGCATGGGCGTGCGGACGCCATTGCGATCGCCGAGGTAGATGTTATCGCCCATGCCGATTTCGTCGCCGTAATAGAGAATTGGTGTGCCCGGAAAGCTGAAGAGCAGCGAGTTCAGTAGCTCAATGCGGTGGCGGTTGTTGTCGAGCAGAGGAGCGAGACGGCGGCGAATGCCTACGTTGATGCGCATACGCGGATCTGCGGAGTAGGCGAGATACATATAGTCGCGCTCGTCGTTGGTGACCATCTCGAGCGTCAGCTCATCATGATTGCGAAGGAAGAGGCCCCACTGGCAGTTATCAGGAATGGCCGGGGTTTGCGCCATGATGTCGGTGATGGGAAGGCGGTCTTCCTGGCGCAGCGCCATGTAGATGCGCGGCATCAGGGGAAAGTGGAAGGCCATGTGGCATTCGTCGCCTTCGCCGAAGTATGGACGAACATCGTCGGGCCACATGTTGGCTTCAGCAAGGATGGCGCGGTTTCCATATTCAGCGTCGATGACAGCGCGAATTTCTTTGATCTTGACGTGGGTTTCAGGAACATTCTCGCAACTGGTGCCGTCTCGTTCGACGAGATAGGGAATGGCGTCGAGGCGAAGAGCGTCTACTCCGAGATCGAGCCAGAAGCGCATGGCTTTAAGGACTTCTTCCATGACACGCGGATTGTCGAAGTTGAGGTCGGGTTGATGCGAGAAGAAGCGGTGCCAGTAATACTGTTGTGCGACCTCATCCCAGGTCCAGTTCGATTTTTCGGTGTCGGTGAAGATGATGCGGACACCCTCAAAGAGCCTGTCGGTGTCGGACCAGACATACATGTTGCGTTCGGGTGAATCTTTGGGGGCAAGCCGTGCGGCCTGAAACCACGGATGCTGGTCGGAGGTGTGATTGATGACCAACTCAATCATCACCTGCATGCCGCGCTGGTGGGCGGCATCGAGAAACTGCTTGAAATCATCGATGGTGCCGTAGCTGGGATTGACATCGATGTAATTGGCGATGTCGTAGCCATCGTCGCGCAGAGGTGATGGGAAGAAAGGCAGCAGCCAGATGCAGGTAACACCGAGGTCTTGCAGATAATCAAGACGTGAGAGGAGTCCACCGAAATCGCCGATACCATCATTGTTGGAGTCGGCGAAGGCGCGGACATGCAACTCATAGATGACCGCGTCTTTGTACCAGAGAGGATCGGTGGCGCTGCCGGATTTCTTCACTCAGTTGTCTCCGCCTGTGCAGGTGCTGAGGTGAGTTTAGTACCGTTTCCGTTGTTCGGGTCACGTGTGATGCGGAAGACGTGTGCGGGCATCACATCGGGACGCAGAGCGACATAGTTACTGCGGCCATGCCACTGATAGTGGGTTCCGGTCAAAAGATCTTCTACATCAAAGGCCTGACCGTGGCCGATGGCGAGGTGCTTAAGATCGAGGTCGATCCAGCCAGCCTGCTCCTGTACAGGATCGAGGTTGATTGCGACCAGAATGAGATTGTCCTCCGTTATCTTGCTATAGCAGAGGATGTGCGGGTTATCGACTGGATGGAAGTGGAGGGAGCTATCGCTTTGCAGCGCCCGATTCTCTCGTCGAATTTGGTTAAGGCGCGTGATGAGGGGGGCAAGAGAGTGTTGAGCGTTGCGGTCCCATCGGCGAATCTCATACTTTTCGCTGTTGAGATATTCTTCACTGCCGGGTTTCGCGGGAAGGTTTTCACCCAGCTCGAAGGCGGGACCGTAGATGCCGTAGTTTGCGCCAAGCGTGGCAGCGAGGATGACACGCTGCATGAAGGCGGGCCGTCCGCCGGTTTGAAGCGTTTCGTGAAGGATATCGGGCGTATTGGGCCATAGATTGGGGCGGAAGAAATCGCTGATGGGCGGTCTGGTAATTTCTTCGAAATACTGCTGCAACTCGGAGCCGGTATTACGCCAAGTGAAGTAGGTATAGGACTGGGTGAATCCTGCTTTGGCAAGCGAGTACATGACGTGTGGGCGGGTGAAGGCTTCGGCGAGGAAGATGACCCCGGGATGCTTTTTATGAATCTCGCTGATGCACCACTCCCAGAACGGCAGCGCTTTGGTATGAGGGTTGTCGACGCGAAAGATATGCACATCGTGCTGAATCCAGTAATCGAAGACATTATGCAAAGCCTGCCAGAGCGAACGCCAACTGGAGGACTCAAAGTTAAGCGGATAGATGTCCTGATATTTCTTTGGCGGATTTTCTGCATACTGAATGGACCCATCGGGTCGCTTGATAAACCAGTCAGGATGCTCCGTGACCCAGGGATGATCGGGAGAGCATTGAAAGGCAATATCGAGCGCGAGTTCCATACCATGTGTGCGAGCGGCAGTGACCAAGTGCTCGAAATCGGCTAGCGTGCCAAGCTGCTGATGGATCGCTGTGTGGCCCCCATCTTTTGCGCCGATGGCCCACGGGCTGCCCGGGTCGCCTTTAGATGCGACAACGTTGTTATTGGGGCCTTTACGGAATGCTTCGCCGATGGGATGAATCGGTGGAAGATAGAGAACGTCGAACCCCATTGCCGCGATGTCGGGTAGAAGCGCTTCGACATCTGCGAAGGTGCCGTGCCGGGAGGGATCGGTGGAGGAGGAGCGAGGAAACATCTCGTACCAAGCGGAAAAACGCGCACGTTCACGATCGACCCAGAGCGAGAGCTTCTGTTCGTAGCGTGTGGCAAGGGTAAGGTCGGGATATCGATTGACGATGTCGATCAACTTGTCGTCGATGGGATTGGTAGCCAGATCAGCTTTGTTGGCACTCTGTTGAAGAGTAGTCAGAGCCCGGCCAATGAGTTTGGCATCCGTACTCTTGGCGCGAGTTGCAGCCTCTTCAAGCAGAATAGCCCCGGTGCGGAGCGCAAGAGGAATATTTTGTGCTGCTGAGACAGCATCTGCGTTTGGATCGTGTTGAGCGGCGAGGCGCTTTTGAAGGTCTGCAAACCATGTGCCGAAGTGGTCGATCCATGCCTCGATGCTATAGCTCCAGGCCCCGAGCTTGTCTACAGTAAACGTCGCCGACCAGAGATCGTTGGTCAGTGGTCTGAGCGGAACAGATCGCCATGCCCTGTCCTTCTCGTGACGAAAGAGCAGCCGTCCGGCAATATGGTCGTGCCCGTCAGCGAAGACCGCTGCGGTCACAGTGACGCTATCGCCCAGCGTTCGCTTGGCGGAATAACGGCCGCAGCCGACTTCTGGTTGAACATCTTCAATAATGACGCGCTTGCGACCCTCAACAGGTTTCATTCAACTCAATTCCAAAGTGTGTAGATGTTAATGATTCGTTTCGACAAATGATTGGCTCTATGCATCCTACCGTTTATGAGCGAACCGCTGACTAGAGAGATGCGATTGGCTCATGTGCGGTTGCTGATGATGAAGCGCTGCCGTCAAAGAGGAAGAGACTAATGGCACGACGGAAGAAAAAAGAGGAGTTACGCTTGCATGGCGCAAGAATTGAAGACTACTGCCTGATTGGAGATTGCGAAACGGCAGCACTAGTCTCACGCGAAGGCTCGATTGACTGGCTGTGCTGGCCGACGTTTTCATCGGGAGCATGTTTTGCAGCGCTGCTGGGGACGAGTGACCATGGCTTCTGGAAGATAGCCCCGGCTGGCAAGATAAAGACGATTCGGCGGCAGTATCGGGAGCATACGCTGATTGTTGAGACAACCTTTGAGACATCAAAAGGCGAGGTATGTGTCATCGACTTCATGCCACCGCGTGACGAGCACTCCAGCCTGGTTCGAATCGTACGCGGTGTACGCGGTAAAGTTGCGATGCGAATGGATCTTGCGATCCGTTTTGACTATGGTCGTACGACTCCCTGGGTGACAAGTGTTAAGGGAGAATTACGAGCTGTGGCTGGACCCAATATGGTCGTGTTGCAGACCAAGGCTCCCCTGCACGGCAAAGGGATGACGACGGTTAGTGAATTTACGGTGAAAGCGCATGAGTCTGTGACGTTCACGCTGACGAATCTCTCCTCCCTTGCGGAGGTTCCGCCCGAGATGCCGCCGGCCAGGGCATTAGCAGAGACGCAGAGACTATGGACCGAGTGGGCGCACCGCAATCAGTACAAGGGTCCATACAAAGAGGTCATTGAGCGATCGTTGATTACGCTGAAGGCATTGAGCTATCGGCCTTCCGGCGGAATCGTCGCTGCAGTTACCACTTCGCTGCCGGAAAAGATCGGCGGCGTGCGCAACTGGGATTATCGCTATTGCTGGCTGCGTGACACGTCGTTTACGCTCCTCATCCTTATGCTGGCCGGATATGAAGAGGAAGCAGTCGCCTGGAGAAGATGGCTGTTGCGCGCTATTGCGGGCGCCCCCGATCAGGTACAGACTATCTATGGAATATGGGGCGAACGGCAGATTTTAGAGTGGGAGGCGGAGTGGCTGCCCGGCTATCGAAACTCGCGGCCCGTACGCATCGGCAATGCCGCAGTCAATCAATTTCAACTGGATGTGTTCGGAGAGGTTGCGGCTGCACTGGCGAGAACTCCAGAACCTGAAGAGAGCATTCGACTGCCTGCAACAGCGCTGCAGGCTTCGCTGGTCGATCATCTATGTGATGTATGGCGACAGCCCGACGAGGGAATCTGGGAGACGCGCGACGGCAGAAAGCACTTCACTCATTCGAAGGTAATGGCGTGGGTGGCATTGGATCGCGCGATCAAGCATCACGAAAAATTCGATGGCGGTGGAGACATTAAGCGATGGAGAAAAGTTCGCAACGAAATTCATAAAGAGGTCTGCGCCAAGGGCTTCAA from Edaphobacter dinghuensis includes:
- the treS gene encoding maltose alpha-D-glucosyltransferase; the protein is MKKSGSATDPLWYKDAVIYELHVRAFADSNNDGIGDFGGLLSRLDYLQDLGVTCIWLLPFFPSPLRDDGYDIANYIDVNPSYGTIDDFKQFLDAAHQRGMQVMIELVINHTSDQHPWFQAARLAPKDSPERNMYVWSDTDRLFEGVRIIFTDTEKSNWTWDEVAQQYYWHRFFSHQPDLNFDNPRVMEEVLKAMRFWLDLGVDALRLDAIPYLVERDGTSCENVPETHVKIKEIRAVIDAEYGNRAILAEANMWPDDVRPYFGEGDECHMAFHFPLMPRIYMALRQEDRLPITDIMAQTPAIPDNCQWGLFLRNHDELTLEMVTNDERDYMYLAYSADPRMRINVGIRRRLAPLLDNNRHRIELLNSLLFSFPGTPILYYGDEIGMGDNIYLGDRNGVRTPMQWTSDRNAGFSRAVPARLYAPVIMDPIWGYQAINVEAQLSDQSSLLHWTRNMIALRKLFQVFGRGSLEFLNPENRKVLAYIRCYDRNDGTPPEIVLCVANLSRFAQPISLDLSQFANMVPVEMLGYVPFPVITAQPYALTLSPYSFLWLELQPAAEAPEPIAIQEGERTLELLSPTLDGLLTGSGLELLQQILPTYLPHQRWFGAKSRTIKTVCVLDWVQLPNINAALVFLEITYENQAEGEAKDIYQLPLTISTGEDVENIRSSTPGSIIATLTTPTGPAILHDAVAREDLRQSLLKLIEANSEMPAQHGSIQGHSSSAFAATRGTGPLPARTGSAEQSNTSILYDAKLIMKLFRRLQPGENPDTEIGRFLTETAHFPRIAPFLGDIRLTAENSEPITVAMLQGLVENEGDGWQWTLDELSRYYESAATNPTPHDTGKQPSFLDPLEKEAESASHKIAHEHAGLYLDAAALLGRRTAEMHLALATPTEDAAFSPEPFSPSDLEADATRIDAQIVRTLDALKRGMSHLTDDATVDSAALLLSRRIDLFARANIITSSAPGASGQRIRIHGDYHLGQVLRSHGDYVILDFEGEPARPLVERRAKQSPLKDVAGMLRSFSYAAYAGLSAFTQRRPPNNEADARNLEAWARLWQNAVATEFLHAYRQTINVNPNLIPKPPQAHILLNAYLLEKALYELLYELNNRPAWVRIPLTGILTLPREGNLP
- a CDS encoding glycoside hydrolase family 15 protein, which gives rise to MARRKKKEELRLHGARIEDYCLIGDCETAALVSREGSIDWLCWPTFSSGACFAALLGTSDHGFWKIAPAGKIKTIRRQYREHTLIVETTFETSKGEVCVIDFMPPRDEHSSLVRIVRGVRGKVAMRMDLAIRFDYGRTTPWVTSVKGELRAVAGPNMVVLQTKAPLHGKGMTTVSEFTVKAHESVTFTLTNLSSLAEVPPEMPPARALAETQRLWTEWAHRNQYKGPYKEVIERSLITLKALSYRPSGGIVAAVTTSLPEKIGGVRNWDYRYCWLRDTSFTLLILMLAGYEEEAVAWRRWLLRAIAGAPDQVQTIYGIWGERQILEWEAEWLPGYRNSRPVRIGNAAVNQFQLDVFGEVAAALARTPEPEESIRLPATALQASLVDHLCDVWRQPDEGIWETRDGRKHFTHSKVMAWVALDRAIKHHEKFDGGGDIKRWRKVRNEIHKEVCAKGFNKKMNSFVQSYGSKELDASCLRIAMVGFLPPDDPRIRGTVEAIEKHLMKGGFVQRYNTRTSDDGLPGGEGVFLACSFWMVTNLWLIGRKEDAIVLYERLLNLCNDVGLLSEEYDPVGKQLVGNFPQALTHIALVHAAYAISGMWHPQGSK
- a CDS encoding alpha-1,4-glucan--maltose-1-phosphate maltosyltransferase — protein: MKPVEGRKRVIIEDVQPEVGCGRYSAKRTLGDSVTVTAAVFADGHDHIAGRLLFRHEKDRAWRSVPLRPLTNDLWSATFTVDKLGAWSYSIEAWIDHFGTWFADLQKRLAAQHDPNADAVSAAQNIPLALRTGAILLEEAATRAKSTDAKLIGRALTTLQQSANKADLATNPIDDKLIDIVNRYPDLTLATRYEQKLSLWVDRERARFSAWYEMFPRSSSTDPSRHGTFADVEALLPDIAAMGFDVLYLPPIHPIGEAFRKGPNNNVVASKGDPGSPWAIGAKDGGHTAIHQQLGTLADFEHLVTAARTHGMELALDIAFQCSPDHPWVTEHPDWFIKRPDGSIQYAENPPKKYQDIYPLNFESSSWRSLWQALHNVFDYWIQHDVHIFRVDNPHTKALPFWEWCISEIHKKHPGVIFLAEAFTRPHVMYSLAKAGFTQSYTYFTWRNTGSELQQYFEEITRPPISDFFRPNLWPNTPDILHETLQTGGRPAFMQRVILAATLGANYGIYGPAFELGENLPAKPGSEEYLNSEKYEIRRWDRNAQHSLAPLITRLNQIRRENRALQSDSSLHFHPVDNPHILCYSKITEDNLILVAINLDPVQEQAGWIDLDLKHLAIGHGQAFDVEDLLTGTHYQWHGRSNYVALRPDVMPAHVFRITRDPNNGNGTKLTSAPAQAETTE